ACCCACGACCATGAATCGATCGACCAAGAATATGCTGAAACTGGCTGTTGCCTGCGCCGCCGTCCTGGCTGCGACGGGATGCGCGAATGTTCCGCTGGCTTCGCAAGAGAGCAATCAGAAGGCCAAAACCTTTGCGGCGCCGGACGAAGGTAAATCCGGTCTGTACGTGTATCGGGACAGCTTCGTGGGCAAGGCGTTGAAGAAAGACGTATATATCGATGAAAACTGCCTCGGCGAAACCGCCGACAGAGTTTTCTTCTATA
The DNA window shown above is from Achromobacter spanius and carries:
- a CDS encoding DUF2846 domain-containing protein translates to MNRSTKNMLKLAVACAAVLAATGCANVPLASQESNQKAKTFAAPDEGKSGLYVYRDSFVGKALKKDVYIDENCLGETADRVFFYTQVQGDQQHKVSTESEFSPNDLLLTMQAGKNYFVRQFIKMGVFVGGADVEEVSEEEGKRVISKPEVKLAVEGQCG